The DNA segment CAGAAGGATGCGCCCAGATTCTTTCCCTCACCCGCTGTATAAAAAGTTCCCTTTTTGTGAAAATATCCGGAATTTCATGCGATTGCATTATTTACTCTCCACGTGCGCAATCAGTTGGGCGATCTGGCGTTCATACCAGCATCCGAATGGAAAAGGATCAATAAAACCGCAATGGCCGCCGAAACGCTGAATCGAGACATGCAGAAGCGGGTTCGCGGGCAGTTGATAGAAGTCTTCCACGGGGACGGCAGGATCATCCTGAGCCATGATAATGAAGGCAGGCATCGCCAGCGAGGCCAGAACATTGCCAGTCAGCGTGTAAATATTGAAATATTCCCGGTAATTATTGAATTGGGGATACCATGCCATAATGGCTTCCGTCAGCGGCATTAACTTTTTGTGGTGCATTATCGAGTCGAAGTTGTAAAGATCGGGGAAGCATTGTTGCTTTTGCCGTAAAGAGCGCTTCCATTTCGCCATAAAATAGCGGCGATAAACCGCCGGCCCCTCATCGATTGCGAGCGTTGCCTTGTAGGGATCGATGGCCGGACTGATGGAAAACACCATTTTCAGGTTGGCAATGGGAGCAAGGGACTGTTTCAGCGCGATTCTCAGCGCAAAGTTGCCCCCGAGGGAAAAGCCTATCAGGTAGCAGGGAAGAGTCGGTTGCCGGCCGGCGATAGTCCTTACCGCGCTGGCCGCTTCTTCGGTCAGCGCGCCGTGAAAGAGCCCTTCGTTCAGGCCATGACTGTTGCCGTGATCCCGTAAATTGAGACGAAATACCTCATAGCCGAGCCGGTAGAAAAAGCGGCCGGTGGAAAGCATATAGGTGGAATCGGAACTCCCCTCCCAGCCGTGGATAATAATAATCATCCCTGCCGGTTTTCTGCTTTTTTGCTTGGAGTGATATCCCAGCAGACGAACGCCGTCGCCTGCGCCGACAATATTTTCTTCAGCAG comes from the Syntrophales bacterium genome and includes:
- a CDS encoding alpha/beta fold hydrolase, translated to MDSLLLGEPFSPSFFFRNTHIQTTFGSLHVRASGKNEMLDAAEENIVGAGDGVRLLGYHSKQKSRKPAGMIIIIHGWEGSSDSTYMLSTGRFFYRLGYEVFRLNLRDHGNSHGLNEGLFHGALTEEAASAVRTIAGRQPTLPCYLIGFSLGGNFALRIALKQSLAPIANLKMVFSISPAIDPYKATLAIDEGPAVYRRYFMAKWKRSLRQKQQCFPDLYNFDSIMHHKKLMPLTEAIMAWYPQFNNYREYFNIYTLTGNVLASLAMPAFIIMAQDDPAVPVEDFYQLPANPLLHVSIQRFGGHCGFIDPFPFGCWYERQIAQLIAHVESK